The Thalassospira sp. ER-Se-21-Dark genome includes a region encoding these proteins:
- a CDS encoding LysE family translocator codes for MISLAEFGQYLPGILLSYAALLVGLISPGPALLGLMGVSLDQGRRAGQHFALGIGTGSFSIGLLTLTGLSAVLATYADAMTAIRIFGGLYLLWMSYRAFRTAFRKPPTTSDIADAIDARKISGRGYYFRGLGLHLTNPKAILTWIAIISIGFHEGAPLWVGAAIVIGCGLISTSIHLLYATAFSTAPAISIYRRAAGWINGLLGVFFAAVGLRLLFNR; via the coding sequence ATGATCAGCCTTGCCGAGTTTGGGCAATATCTGCCTGGAATATTGCTGTCTTATGCAGCCCTGCTTGTCGGCCTGATTAGCCCCGGCCCGGCCCTTTTGGGCTTGATGGGCGTGTCGCTTGATCAGGGCCGTCGTGCTGGTCAACATTTTGCCCTTGGCATTGGAACCGGATCGTTTTCGATCGGTCTTTTGACCCTGACTGGGCTGTCGGCTGTTCTTGCCACCTATGCCGATGCGATGACGGCCATCCGGATTTTTGGCGGGTTATATTTGCTGTGGATGTCCTATCGGGCGTTTCGCACGGCATTTCGCAAACCACCCACCACATCAGACATTGCCGACGCCATTGACGCCCGAAAGATATCCGGTCGCGGGTATTATTTTCGCGGATTGGGACTTCACCTGACCAATCCCAAGGCCATCCTGACCTGGATCGCCATCATTTCAATCGGCTTTCACGAAGGTGCCCCGCTTTGGGTCGGGGCGGCGATTGTGATTGGCTGTGGTCTGATTTCCACCAGCATTCATTTGCTGTATGCCACCGCCTTTTCCACCGCTCCGGCGATTTCTATTTATCGCCGCGCAGCCGGATGGATCAACGGGTTGCTTGGTGTGTTCTTTGCAGCCGTCGGGCTACGGTTGTTGTTCAACCGCTAA
- a CDS encoding MFS transporter, whose protein sequence is MIQVLTSVWALLIGVVLIMLGNGMHFTLIGLRGGIEGFSSAELAIVTSGYFAGFLSGARITPRMIKRVGHVRVFAALGSFTSAGLIAFPLIAEPWAWTALRVILGFCMSGIYVTAESWLNDASTNETRGKVLSAYMIAQTLGIIGAQGLLTLGDAANSALFIVASILVSISFAPILLSASSVPVTEAARPMGLRELFAGSPLSTVGIFLLGCVYATQTGMAAVYGTQIEMTTVQIATFVAMLFAGALVFQYPIGWLSDRMDRRKLIFGAAAVAMSACMLGWLSGNQLVFMMCAAFVAGGMTTPLYALFLAYTNDFLSLEEMPAASGGLVLTFGVGAILGPLIAGWSMENLGPQSFWLVLAGTFAVIAVYALYRMTRREALPVEETESYVSVLPTASPMAVETAGVWAAEQAEAAAEEAEAEKAEAAEDKTPKA, encoded by the coding sequence ATGATCCAGGTTTTAACCAGTGTCTGGGCACTTCTTATTGGAGTTGTCCTGATCATGCTGGGCAATGGCATGCATTTCACCCTGATCGGTTTGCGCGGCGGGATTGAGGGTTTTTCCTCTGCCGAACTGGCGATTGTCACATCGGGTTACTTTGCCGGTTTCCTGTCGGGCGCGCGCATTACACCGCGCATGATCAAGCGGGTTGGCCATGTGCGCGTCTTTGCCGCACTTGGCAGCTTTACCTCGGCCGGGTTGATTGCCTTTCCTCTGATTGCCGAGCCATGGGCATGGACGGCGTTGCGCGTGATCTTGGGCTTTTGCATGTCGGGGATCTATGTGACGGCGGAAAGCTGGCTTAATGATGCCTCGACCAACGAAACCCGCGGCAAGGTTCTGTCGGCTTATATGATTGCCCAGACGCTTGGTATTATCGGTGCACAGGGGCTTTTGACGCTTGGCGATGCCGCGAACTCGGCCTTGTTTATTGTTGCGTCCATTCTGGTCTCGATTTCCTTTGCCCCGATCCTGCTGTCGGCCTCGTCCGTGCCAGTGACCGAGGCGGCCCGTCCGATGGGGCTTAGGGAACTGTTTGCGGGGTCGCCGCTCAGTACCGTGGGCATCTTCCTTTTGGGGTGTGTGTATGCCACCCAGACCGGTATGGCGGCGGTTTATGGCACCCAGATTGAAATGACGACCGTGCAGATCGCGACCTTTGTTGCGATGCTGTTTGCCGGTGCGTTGGTGTTTCAGTATCCGATTGGCTGGTTGTCGGACCGCATGGATCGCCGCAAGCTGATTTTTGGTGCGGCGGCAGTTGCCATGTCGGCCTGTATGCTTGGCTGGCTATCAGGTAACCAACTGGTCTTTATGATGTGTGCAGCCTTTGTCGCAGGCGGCATGACCACGCCGCTTTATGCGCTGTTTCTGGCCTACACCAATGATTTCCTGTCGCTTGAGGAAATGCCTGCGGCATCAGGTGGTCTGGTTCTGACCTTCGGGGTGGGGGCAATTCTTGGCCCGTTGATTGCCGGTTGGTCGATGGAAAATTTGGGCCCGCAGTCGTTCTGGCTGGTGCTTGCCGGGACGTTTGCGGTGATTGCGGTTTACGCGCTTTATCGCATGACGCGCCGTGAGGCCCTGCCGGTTGAAGAAACCGAAAGCTATGTCAGCGTTCTGCCGACGGCATCCCCCATGGCGGTTGAAACCGCCGGGGTTTGGGCGGCTGAGCAGGCCGAGGCCGCCGCAGAAGAAGCCGAAGCAGAAAAGGCCGAGGCTGCAGAAGACAAGACGCCCAAGGCATAG
- a CDS encoding aldo/keto reductase, whose protein sequence is MSEFDRRGFLKASASLGALGLLASGVPAWAQGSSDARASEVLQKQIPSTGEEIPAVGLGSWITFNVGQDIELRNQCADVMSAFFDAGGRMIDSSPMYGSAQDVIGYGLDKLGARDRVFSTDKVWTAGDGAEQIAETSDRWKVEQFDLLQVHNLLGINENLPLLFRMKDEGRLRHVGVTTSHGRRTEDLIAVMKNERLDFVQVTYNPIDRKVEDYLLPLAYDRGIAVIVNRPFRGGSLTERLEGQPLPEFAAELEAKSWAQLILKYLIAHPAVTCPIPATTKPAHAAENMAAATGPLPDDKMREQIAAVIGVLV, encoded by the coding sequence ATGTCTGAATTTGACCGCCGAGGGTTTCTGAAGGCTTCTGCCTCATTAGGCGCGCTTGGCCTTTTGGCGTCGGGTGTCCCGGCGTGGGCGCAGGGAAGCTCCGATGCGCGCGCATCGGAAGTATTGCAAAAGCAAATCCCGTCAACCGGCGAAGAAATCCCCGCTGTCGGGCTTGGAAGCTGGATCACGTTCAATGTCGGCCAAGACATTGAGCTGCGCAATCAGTGCGCGGATGTGATGTCGGCGTTTTTTGATGCCGGTGGCCGCATGATTGACAGCTCGCCGATGTATGGTTCTGCCCAGGATGTGATTGGCTACGGGCTTGATAAGCTTGGTGCGCGGGATCGGGTGTTTTCGACCGACAAGGTCTGGACCGCGGGCGATGGTGCCGAACAGATCGCCGAGACATCAGATCGGTGGAAGGTCGAGCAGTTTGACCTTTTGCAGGTCCACAATCTGTTGGGCATCAATGAAAACCTACCGCTTCTGTTTCGGATGAAGGATGAGGGGCGGTTGCGCCATGTCGGTGTGACGACTTCGCACGGGCGACGTACCGAAGACCTGATCGCGGTGATGAAGAACGAACGGCTTGATTTCGTGCAGGTGACCTATAACCCGATAGACCGCAAGGTTGAGGACTACCTGCTGCCACTGGCATATGATCGCGGCATTGCGGTGATTGTGAACCGGCCGTTTCGTGGCGGCAGCCTGACGGAGCGTCTGGAAGGCCAACCGTTGCCGGAATTTGCCGCCGAACTTGAAGCCAAAAGCTGGGCGCAGTTGATTTTGAAATATCTGATAGCCCATCCGGCGGTGACCTGTCCGATCCCGGCCACCACCAAACCGGCGCATGCGGCTGAAAACATGGCGGCCGCAACCGGGCCTTTGCCCGATGATAAAATGCGCGAACAGATCGCCGCTGTCATTGGCGTACTGGTGTGA